The proteins below are encoded in one region of Mauremys reevesii isolate NIE-2019 linkage group 15, ASM1616193v1, whole genome shotgun sequence:
- the LOC120383413 gene encoding acetylcholinesterase-like, translating to MLGLLPALPCLLLLSLLGPSSGSDDNGTVVLTTSGPIRGKRLPAGSGTVTAFLGIPYAEPPVGALRFQKPLPHQPWSQVLETTSFGNACPQSPFPSYPDAYVWKSKMPQSEDCLFLNIWVPNPRPPAPAPILVWIHGMAFAFGAASLDVYDGRFLAATENVIVASMNYRLGALGFLSLPPAAPGNAGLWDQRLALRWLRDNAAAFGGDPARLMLFGQCAGGSSVGFHLLSPGSRPLFTRAVLQSGAPTAPWVWSSLEEAQKRGQRLGQLLGCTDSDDTALVGCLQGKAAGEFLKYEFSILRGKKQLGFPFVPTADGDFLPDTPPRLLQAKQSQPMPILTGINADEGSYILIYTVSSFNLKNASSIGWEELLRVVRMIVPEAPEEAIRAVAQQYSQEGQGQGEAQYRWAMDQILGDYFIVCPVAEMARREVETGSPVYAYDFAHRSSGLSTPEWTGVPHGSELPYLFGTLASVGGANHTHTEAEAGLSRRVMRYWAEFARSGIPTGVESKREKWPLYNPIKQNFFRIRLESSEVVELPLSQHCSILASQLAEKLNPKGADVPSLVGRE from the exons ATGCTGGGActcctccctgcgctcccctgcctgcttctcctctccctgctgggCCCCAGCTCTGGCTCCGATGACAACGGCACTGTGGTGCTCACCACCAGCGGCCCCATCCGGGGCAAGCGCCTCCCAGCTGGCTCCGGCACAGTGACGGCCTTCCTGGGCATCCCCTACGCTGAGCCCCCCGTGGGTGCCTTGCGCTTCCAGAAACCACTTCCCCACCAGCCTTGGAGCCAAGTCCTGGAGACCACCAGCTTCGGCAACGCCTGCCCCCAGTCTCCATTTCCTAGTTACCCTGATGCCTATGTGTGGAAATCCAAAATGCCGCAGTCCGAGGACTGCCTCTTCCTCAACATCTGGGTGCCCAATCCCCGGCCCCCTGCGCCGGCCCCCATCCTTGTCTGGATCCATGGTATGGCTTTTGCCTTTGGTGCAGCCTCCCTCGATGTCTATGACGGGCGCTTCTTAGCTGCCACCGAGAACGTGATTGTGGCCTCCATGAACTACCGGCTGGGGGCGCTGGGTTTCCTgtctctgcccccagccgccccagggAACGCCGGCCTGTGGGACCAGCGTTTGGCACTGCGCTGGCTGCGGGACAACGCGGCTGCCTTTGGTGGGGACCCAGCTCGTTTGATGCTCTTTGGCCAGTGTGCTGGCGGTTCCTCAGTTGGCTTCCACCTCCTCTCCCCGGGCAGCCGGCCCCTTTTCACCCGCGCCGTGCTGCAGAGCGGTGCCCCAACAGCACCATGGGTTTGGAGTTCCCTCGAGGAGGCCCAGAAGAGAGGCCAGAGGCTGGGCCAGCTGCTGGGTTGCACCGATAGCGATGACACGGCCCtggtgggctgcctgcaggggaaggcagcaggggagTTCCTCAAATATGAGTTCTCCATCTTGCGCGGCAAGAAGCAGCTGGGGTTTCCCTTTGTGCCAACTGCAGATGGGGATTTTCTCCCTGATACACCACCAAGACTCCTGCAGGCTAAGCAGAGCCAGCCTATGCCCATCCTGACCGGCATCAACGCCGACGAAGGCTCCTACATATTAATCTATACTGTTTCCAGCTTCAACCTGAAGAACGCCAGCTCCATCGGCTGGGAGGAGCTACTGCGGGTGGTGAGGATGATAGTGCCAGAGGCACCAGAAGAGGCCATCCGGGCCGTGGCACAGCAGTAcagccaggaggggcaggggcagggtgaaGCACAGTACCGATGGGCCATGGATCAAATCCTTGGTGACTACTTCATTGTGTGTCCAGTAGCCGAGATGGCTAGGCGAGAGGTGGAGACTGGCAGTCCCGTGTATGCCTACGACTTTGCCCACCGCAGCAGCGGCTTGTCTACGCCTGAGTGGACGGGGGTGCCCCATGGCTCTGAGCTGCCCTACCTGTTTGGGACCCTGGCGTCTGTGGGAGGAGCCAACCACACGCACACGGAGGCCGAGGCGGGGCTGAGCCGCAGGGTGATGCGGTACTGGGCGGAGTTCGCCAGAAGTGG GATCCCCACAGGGgtggagagcaagagagagaagtgGCCCCTCTACAACCCCATAAAACAGAACTTCTTCCGCATCAGACTAGAGTCATCTGAGGTTGTGGAGCTGCCCCTCAGTCAACACTGCAGCATCTTGGCATCACAGCTTGCAGAGAAGCTGAATCCCAAAG GAGCAGACGTGCCCAGCCTGGTGGGGCGTGAATGA